The following are from one region of the Klebsiella aerogenes genome:
- a CDS encoding DEAD/DEAH box helicase, which produces MTFTLRPYQKEAVDATLAWFRRHHEPAAIVLPTGAGKSLVIAELARLARGRVLVLAHVKELVAQNHGKYCALGLEADIFAAGLQRKESRGKVVFGSVQSVARNLEQFQSEFSLLIVDECHRISDDDDSQYQQIISHLRQVNPQLRLLGLTATPFRLGKGWIYQFHYHGMVRGDEKALFRDCIYELPLRYMIKHGYLTPPERLDMPVVQYDFSRLQAQSNGLFSESDLNHELKKQQRITPHIVSQIVEFAESRKGVMIFAATVEHAREITGLLPSAEAALITGETPGAERDRIIDAFKAQQYRYLVNVAVLTTGFDAPHVDLIAILRPTESVSLYQQIVGRGLRLAPGKTDCLILDYAGNPHDLYAPEVGSPKGKSDNVPVQVFCPACGFANTFWGKTTADGTLIEHFGRRCQGWFEDGDGHREQCDFRFRFKNCPQCNAENDIAARRCRECDTILVDPDDMLKAALKLKDALVLRCSGMALQHGGDEKGPWLKITYYDEDGADVSERFRLQTPAQRTAFEQLFIRPHTRTPGVPLRWITPADIIAQQTLLRHPDFVVARMKGQYWQVREKVFDYQGRFRRANELR; this is translated from the coding sequence ATGACTTTTACATTACGCCCCTACCAAAAAGAGGCGGTCGACGCCACCCTTGCCTGGTTTCGCCGCCACCATGAACCTGCCGCCATCGTACTGCCGACCGGCGCCGGAAAAAGCCTGGTGATCGCCGAGCTGGCGCGGCTGGCGCGTGGACGCGTGTTAGTACTGGCTCACGTAAAAGAGCTGGTGGCGCAGAATCACGGCAAATACTGCGCGCTTGGGCTTGAGGCGGATATCTTCGCTGCCGGTCTGCAGCGTAAGGAAAGCCGCGGCAAAGTGGTGTTCGGCAGCGTACAGTCGGTAGCGCGTAACCTCGAACAGTTCCAGAGCGAATTCTCCTTGCTGATCGTCGATGAGTGCCACCGCATCAGCGATGACGACGACAGCCAGTATCAGCAAATTATCAGCCACCTGCGTCAGGTTAACCCGCAGCTCAGGCTGCTCGGTCTGACCGCTACCCCATTTCGTCTGGGTAAAGGCTGGATCTATCAGTTCCACTATCACGGCATGGTGCGCGGCGATGAAAAAGCGCTGTTTCGCGACTGCATTTACGAGCTACCGCTGCGCTACATGATCAAGCATGGCTACCTGACGCCGCCGGAACGTCTCGATATGCCGGTGGTACAGTACGATTTCAGCCGTCTACAGGCGCAAAGCAATGGTTTGTTCAGCGAGAGCGATCTCAACCACGAGCTAAAAAAACAGCAGCGCATTACGCCGCACATCGTCAGCCAAATCGTGGAGTTCGCCGAAAGCCGCAAAGGGGTGATGATCTTCGCCGCCACCGTCGAACACGCGCGGGAAATCACCGGCCTGCTGCCGTCGGCGGAGGCAGCACTGATTACCGGCGAAACACCGGGGGCAGAGCGCGATCGCATCATCGACGCCTTTAAAGCGCAGCAGTATCGCTACCTGGTTAACGTCGCGGTGTTGACCACCGGCTTCGATGCCCCGCACGTCGATCTGATCGCCATCCTCCGCCCAACCGAGTCGGTCAGTCTTTACCAACAAATCGTTGGCCGTGGCCTGCGCCTGGCGCCAGGGAAAACCGACTGTCTGATCCTCGATTACGCCGGTAATCCCCACGACCTGTATGCGCCGGAAGTCGGCTCGCCAAAAGGGAAAAGCGATAATGTTCCGGTGCAGGTCTTCTGCCCGGCTTGCGGTTTCGCCAATACCTTTTGGGGCAAAACGACCGCCGACGGAACCTTAATCGAGCACTTTGGCCGCCGCTGTCAGGGCTGGTTTGAAGACGGTGACGGTCACCGCGAACAATGCGATTTCCGTTTTCGTTTTAAAAATTGTCCGCAGTGCAACGCCGAGAATGATATCGCCGCCCGTCGCTGCCGCGAGTGCGACACCATTCTGGTCGATCCTGACGACATGCTGAAGGCGGCGCTGAAGCTAAAAGATGCGTTGGTGCTGCGCTGTAGCGGCATGGCGCTCCAGCACGGCGGCGATGAAAAAGGCCCCTGGCTGAAAATAACCTACTACGATGAGGATGGCGCCGATGTGAGCGAGCGCTTCCGTCTACAGACGCCCGCCCAGCGCACCGCCTTTGAACAACTGTTTATACGTCCGCATACTCGTACGCCGGGAGTCCCGCTGCGCTGGATAACGCCAGCGGATATCATTGCCCAACAGACACTGCTGCGCCACCCCGACTTTGTCGTCGCTCGCATGAAGGGGCAGTACTGGCAAGTGCGGGAAAAAGTGTTCGATTATCAGGGGCGTTTCCGCCGCGCCAACGAGCTGCGTTAA
- the rsuA gene encoding 16S rRNA pseudouridine(516) synthase RsuA, with amino-acid sequence MRLDKFIAQQLGVSRAIAGREIRGSRVTVDGDIVKDTAFKLQPEHEVEYDGNTLTQQHGPRYFMLNKPQGYVCSTDDPDHPTILYFLDEPVAHKLHAAGRLDIDTTGLVLMTDDGQWSHRITSPRHHCEKTYLVALEKPLEEGTAEHFARGVQLHNEKELTKPAVLEVITPTEVRLTISEGRYHQVKRMFAAVGNHVVGLHRERIGEITLDESLEPGEYRPLTAEEIASVGAPPARSKT; translated from the coding sequence ATGCGACTTGATAAGTTTATCGCTCAGCAGCTTGGCGTCAGCCGTGCTATTGCCGGGCGTGAAATCCGCGGCAGCCGCGTTACCGTGGATGGCGACATTGTGAAAGATACCGCCTTTAAGCTCCAGCCGGAGCACGAGGTGGAATATGACGGCAATACGCTGACCCAGCAACACGGTCCTCGTTACTTTATGCTCAACAAGCCGCAGGGTTACGTCTGTTCAACTGACGATCCCGATCATCCGACAATCCTCTATTTCCTTGATGAGCCGGTCGCGCACAAGCTGCATGCCGCCGGGCGTCTGGATATCGACACCACCGGGCTGGTGCTGATGACCGATGATGGTCAGTGGTCGCATCGCATCACCTCGCCGCGTCATCACTGCGAAAAAACCTATCTGGTGGCGCTGGAAAAGCCGCTGGAAGAGGGGACGGCAGAGCACTTTGCCAGGGGCGTCCAGCTGCATAACGAAAAAGAGCTCACCAAGCCCGCCGTTCTGGAAGTCATCACTCCGACCGAAGTGCGCCTGACCATCAGCGAAGGCCGCTACCATCAGGTCAAACGTATGTTTGCCGCCGTGGGTAACCACGTGGTTGGATTACATCGCGAGCGCATCGGCGAGATTACGCTCGATGAGTCGCTGGAGCCTGGCGAATACCGCCCGCTGACGGCGGAAGAAATCGCCAGCGTCGGCGCCCCACCTGCACGGAGTAAAACGTGA
- a CDS encoding Bcr/CflA family multidrug efflux MFS transporter yields MTTKQNSSFGIVFILGLLAMLMPLSIDMYLPALPVISAQFNVPDGSAQMTLSTYILGFALGQLLYGPMADSIGRKPVILGGTLIFAAAAVACALSQTIDMLITMRFFHGLAAAAASVVINALMRDIYPKEEFSRMMSFVMLVTTIAPLVAPMVGGAVLVWFSWHAIFWILALAALLASAMIAFFISETLPVERRQKFHIRTTLGNFATLFRHKRVLSYMLASGFSFAGMFSFLSAGPFVYININHVSPQHFGYYFALNIVFLFIMTIINSRFVRRVGALNMFRTGLWIQLVMAIWMVVCALLDVGFWSLVLGVAAFVGCVSMVSSNAMAVILDEFPHMAGTASSLAGTFRFGIGAIIGALLSMATFTTAWPMLISIAFCAISSILFYLYASRRRKVAH; encoded by the coding sequence GTGACGACGAAGCAGAATTCTTCATTTGGGATTGTGTTTATTCTTGGCCTGCTGGCCATGTTAATGCCGCTGTCTATTGATATGTATCTACCGGCGCTACCGGTTATCTCGGCGCAGTTTAATGTGCCGGACGGCAGCGCGCAGATGACGCTCAGTACCTATATTCTGGGCTTTGCGCTGGGCCAGCTGTTGTACGGGCCGATGGCCGATAGCATTGGCCGGAAGCCGGTGATCCTTGGCGGTACGCTCATTTTCGCCGCGGCGGCGGTGGCTTGCGCATTGTCGCAGACCATCGATATGTTGATTACCATGCGTTTCTTCCACGGCCTGGCCGCGGCGGCGGCGAGTGTGGTGATCAACGCCCTGATGCGCGATATCTATCCGAAAGAAGAGTTTTCGCGGATGATGTCGTTTGTCATGCTGGTCACGACCATTGCGCCGCTGGTGGCGCCGATGGTCGGCGGGGCGGTGCTGGTGTGGTTTAGCTGGCATGCGATTTTCTGGATCCTCGCGCTGGCGGCGCTGCTGGCCTCGGCGATGATCGCTTTCTTTATTAGCGAGACGCTGCCGGTGGAGCGGCGGCAGAAGTTCCATATTCGCACCACGCTTGGCAATTTCGCCACGCTGTTCCGCCATAAGCGGGTACTGAGCTATATGCTGGCGAGCGGCTTCAGTTTTGCCGGGATGTTCTCGTTCCTTAGCGCCGGTCCGTTTGTCTACATCAACATTAATCACGTGTCGCCGCAGCACTTCGGTTACTACTTTGCGCTGAATATCGTGTTCCTGTTCATCATGACCATCATCAACAGCCGCTTTGTTCGCCGGGTCGGGGCGCTGAATATGTTCCGCACGGGCCTGTGGATCCAGTTGGTGATGGCAATATGGATGGTGGTTTGCGCGCTGCTCGACGTCGGCTTCTGGTCGTTGGTGCTGGGCGTGGCGGCGTTCGTCGGCTGCGTGTCGATGGTCTCCTCAAACGCGATGGCGGTGATCCTCGATGAGTTTCCGCATATGGCGGGTACCGCTTCATCGTTGGCCGGCACTTTCCGCTTTGGGATTGGTGCGATTATTGGCGCGTTGCTATCGATGGCTACCTTTACCACCGCCTGGCCGATGCTGATTTCTATCGCGTTTTGCGCCATCAGCTCTATTCTCTTCTATCTCTACGCCAGCCGGCGGCGAAAAGTCGCACATTAA
- a CDS encoding YejG family protein, whose product MNTQQLSIVHRLPQSYRWLAGFAGSRVEPIPQNGTQGENSLVALKLLSPDGENAWPVMRTLSQALSDIEVDSSILECEGEPCLFVNMQDEFAATCRLKNFGVAIAEPFSGNNPF is encoded by the coding sequence GTGAATACACAGCAACTCTCTATCGTACACCGACTGCCGCAGAGCTATCGCTGGCTGGCCGGTTTTGCGGGTTCAAGAGTTGAACCGATTCCGCAAAACGGCACGCAGGGCGAAAATAGCCTGGTGGCGTTAAAGCTGCTCAGTCCGGACGGCGAGAACGCGTGGCCGGTGATGCGCACGCTGAGCCAGGCGCTGAGCGACATTGAAGTGGATAGTTCTATCCTTGAGTGTGAAGGGGAACCTTGCCTGTTCGTCAACATGCAGGATGAATTCGCCGCGACCTGCCGCCTGAAAAATTTTGGCGTCGCGATTGCTGAGCCGTTTTCCGGCAACAACCCTTTTTGA
- the yejF gene encoding microcin C ABC transporter ATP-binding protein YejF, with translation MSQPLLDIDDLSIAFRRQGESQTVVSNLTLQIAVGETLALVGESGSGKSVSALSVLRLLPSPPVSYPNGDIHFHGQSLLHADEHTLRGIRGNRIAMIFQEPMVSLNPLHNLEKQLYEVLSLHRGMRKEAARGEILDCLDRVGIRNASRRLADYPHQLSGGERQRVMIAMALLTRPELLIADEPTTALDVSVQAQILQLLRELKRELNMGMLFITHNLSIVRQLADRVAVMQNGRCVEQNGCRELFQAPQHPYTRRLLDSEPTGKPVPLPADAPILLQARDLSVAFPIRKGILRRVVDHNRVVNHLSFTLRAGETLGLVGESGSGKSTTGLALLRLLDSSGEMQFAGESIQGRNRHQMLPLRRRIQVVFQDPNSSLNPRLSVLQIIEEGLRVHQPTLTPAEREQSVIQVMQEVGLDPNTRQRYPAEFSGGQRQRIAIARALIVKPQLIVLDEPTSSLDKTVQAQILTLLKTLQQNHQLAYLFISHDLRVVRTLCHQVMVLRQGEVVEQGECERVFTAPRQEYTRQLLALS, from the coding sequence ATGAGCCAGCCGTTATTAGACATTGACGACCTCTCTATCGCTTTTCGCCGCCAGGGAGAAAGCCAGACCGTCGTGAGTAACCTGACACTGCAGATTGCGGTGGGCGAAACGCTGGCGCTGGTTGGTGAATCCGGTTCAGGCAAGAGCGTCTCCGCGCTATCGGTACTGCGTCTGCTGCCCTCACCGCCGGTCAGCTATCCGAACGGCGATATCCACTTCCACGGCCAATCGCTGCTGCACGCCGATGAACACACCCTGCGCGGGATCCGCGGCAACCGTATCGCGATGATTTTTCAGGAGCCGATGGTTTCGCTCAATCCGCTGCATAATCTGGAAAAACAGCTGTATGAAGTGCTTTCGCTACACCGCGGTATGCGTAAAGAGGCGGCGCGAGGCGAGATTCTCGATTGCCTGGATCGGGTTGGCATCCGCAACGCCTCACGGCGACTTGCCGATTACCCACACCAGCTTTCCGGGGGCGAACGCCAGCGAGTGATGATCGCCATGGCGCTGCTGACCCGCCCGGAGCTGCTTATCGCCGATGAGCCAACGACCGCGCTGGACGTCTCGGTGCAGGCGCAAATCCTGCAGTTGTTGCGCGAACTCAAACGCGAGCTCAACATGGGTATGCTGTTTATCACCCACAACCTGAGCATCGTCCGCCAGCTTGCCGATCGGGTGGCGGTGATGCAAAACGGCCGCTGCGTCGAACAAAACGGCTGCCGCGAACTGTTTCAGGCGCCGCAGCACCCTTACACCCGTCGTTTGCTGGATAGCGAACCGACCGGAAAACCGGTGCCGCTACCCGCCGATGCGCCCATTCTGCTGCAGGCCCGCGATCTCAGTGTCGCCTTTCCGATCCGCAAAGGGATCCTGCGTCGGGTGGTCGATCACAATCGGGTCGTCAATCATCTGAGTTTTACGCTACGGGCGGGAGAAACGCTGGGGCTGGTCGGCGAATCCGGTTCCGGCAAGAGCACCACCGGGCTGGCGCTGTTGCGCCTGCTCGACTCCAGCGGGGAAATGCAGTTCGCCGGCGAATCGATCCAGGGGCGCAATCGCCACCAGATGCTGCCGCTGCGCCGCCGTATTCAGGTAGTCTTTCAGGATCCCAACTCGTCGCTCAACCCACGCCTGAGCGTTCTGCAGATTATCGAGGAGGGACTGCGCGTCCATCAGCCAACGCTGACGCCTGCTGAACGCGAGCAGTCGGTCATTCAGGTGATGCAGGAAGTCGGGTTAGATCCTAATACGCGACAGCGTTATCCGGCGGAATTCTCCGGCGGTCAGCGCCAGCGTATCGCCATTGCTCGGGCGCTGATCGTTAAACCGCAGCTTATCGTGCTGGATGAACCGACCTCATCGCTGGATAAAACCGTACAGGCGCAGATCCTGACGCTACTGAAGACGTTGCAGCAAAATCATCAGTTGGCCTATCTGTTTATCAGCCATGATTTGCGCGTTGTGCGCACGCTCTGTCATCAGGTGATGGTGCTGCGGCAGGGAGAAGTCGTCGAGCAAGGTGAATGCGAGCGCGTGTTTACCGCACCGCGGCAGGAATATACCCGCCAGCTGTTGGCGTTAAGCTGA
- a CDS encoding microcin C ABC transporter permease — protein sequence MPFLSPVNQARWARFRHNRRGYWSLWLFLALFICSLCAELIANDKPLLVQYRGSLYIPALKTYSETTFGGDFATAADYQDPWLQKRLAENGWVLWAPVRFGATSINFATDTPFPSPPSKHNWLGTDANGGDVLARILYGARISLLFGLLLTLFSSVLGVLAGALQGYYGGKLDLWGQRFIEVWSGMPTLFLIILLSSVVQPDFWWLLAITVLFGWMTLVGVVRAEFLRTRNYDYIRAAQALGVSDRHIILRHMLPNAMVATLTFLPFILCSSITTLTSLDFLGFGLPLGSPSLGELLLQGKNNLQAPWLGIAAFLSVALLLTLLIFIGEAVRDAFDPSKAV from the coding sequence ATGCCATTTCTCTCCCCCGTCAATCAAGCCCGCTGGGCGCGTTTTCGCCACAACCGTCGCGGCTACTGGTCGTTGTGGCTATTTCTGGCGCTGTTTATCTGCAGCCTCTGCGCCGAACTTATCGCCAACGATAAGCCGCTGCTGGTGCAATATCGCGGCAGTCTGTATATTCCAGCGCTGAAAACCTACAGCGAAACCACCTTTGGCGGCGATTTCGCTACCGCCGCCGACTATCAGGACCCGTGGCTGCAAAAAAGACTGGCGGAGAACGGCTGGGTGCTGTGGGCGCCGGTGCGTTTCGGTGCCACCAGCATTAACTTCGCCACCGACACCCCCTTCCCTTCGCCGCCGTCGAAGCACAACTGGCTGGGCACTGACGCTAACGGCGGCGACGTATTAGCGCGAATTCTCTATGGCGCGCGTATCTCGTTGCTGTTCGGCCTGCTGCTGACGCTCTTCTCCAGCGTGCTTGGTGTACTCGCCGGCGCGCTGCAGGGCTACTACGGCGGAAAGCTCGATCTCTGGGGGCAGCGTTTTATCGAAGTATGGTCCGGCATGCCGACGCTATTTTTAATTATCCTGCTCTCAAGCGTGGTGCAGCCCGATTTTTGGTGGTTGTTGGCGATTACCGTCCTGTTTGGCTGGATGACGCTGGTTGGGGTAGTACGCGCCGAATTCCTGCGTACCCGCAACTACGACTATATCCGCGCCGCTCAGGCGCTGGGCGTAAGCGACCGCCATATTATCCTGCGCCACATGCTGCCAAATGCGATGGTCGCCACCCTTACCTTCCTGCCGTTTATTCTTTGCAGCTCAATCACCACCCTGACCTCGCTCGATTTTCTCGGTTTCGGTCTGCCGCTGGGTTCACCATCGCTGGGTGAACTGCTTCTGCAGGGCAAAAATAATCTTCAGGCGCCGTGGCTCGGCATCGCGGCATTTTTGTCGGTCGCGCTGTTGCTGACGCTGCTGATTTTCATTGGCGAAGCGGTCCGCGATGCCTTCGACCCCAGTAAGGCGGTATAA
- a CDS encoding microcin C ABC transporter permease YejB, translating into MGAYLFRRLLLVIPTLWAIITINFFIVQIAPGGPVDQAIAAVEFGDRSGMPGAGDSGMGASHARTGVGNISEGHYRGGRGLDPEVIAEITRRYGFDKPIHERYFKMLGDYLRFDFGDSLFRSASVLQLIKDSLPVSITLGLWSTLIIYLVSIPLGIRKAVSNGSHFDVWSSTFIIIGYAIPAFLFAILLIVIFAGGSYFDLFPLRGLVSANFDSLPWYQKIIDYLWHITLPVLATVIGGFAALTMLTKNSFLDEIRKQYVVTARAKGVGEKQILWKHVFRNAMLLVIAGFPATFISMFFTGSLLIEVMFSLNGLGLLGYEATVSRDYPVMFGTLYIFTLIGLLLNIISDISYTLVDPRIDFEGR; encoded by the coding sequence ATGGGCGCCTATCTGTTCCGCCGACTGTTACTGGTAATCCCGACGCTGTGGGCGATAATCACCATCAACTTTTTTATTGTGCAGATTGCGCCGGGCGGGCCGGTCGATCAGGCTATCGCCGCCGTGGAATTCGGCGACCGCAGCGGGATGCCTGGCGCCGGCGATAGCGGCATGGGCGCCAGCCACGCGCGCACCGGGGTGGGCAATATCAGTGAAGGCCACTACCGGGGCGGACGTGGCCTCGACCCGGAAGTGATAGCCGAAATAACCCGCCGCTACGGCTTTGATAAACCTATTCACGAACGCTATTTCAAGATGCTTGGCGACTATCTCCGTTTTGATTTTGGCGATAGCCTGTTCCGCAGCGCTTCAGTTTTACAGCTGATTAAAGACAGCCTGCCGGTGTCTATTACCCTCGGTCTGTGGAGCACGCTGATTATCTATCTGGTATCTATACCGTTGGGGATCCGCAAAGCCGTCAGCAACGGTAGCCATTTTGACGTCTGGAGCAGTACGTTCATTATTATCGGCTACGCCATCCCGGCATTTCTGTTCGCGATCTTGCTGATCGTCATTTTCGCTGGCGGCAGTTATTTCGATCTCTTCCCGCTGCGCGGCCTGGTCTCCGCCAATTTTGATAGTCTGCCGTGGTATCAGAAGATCATCGACTATCTCTGGCATATTACCTTACCGGTACTGGCGACGGTGATCGGCGGTTTTGCCGCCCTAACCATGCTGACCAAAAACAGCTTTCTTGATGAGATCCGCAAACAGTATGTGGTCACCGCCCGCGCCAAGGGCGTCGGTGAAAAGCAGATCCTGTGGAAACACGTATTCCGCAACGCCATGCTGTTGGTGATCGCCGGTTTTCCCGCCACGTTTATCAGTATGTTCTTCACCGGTTCACTACTGATCGAGGTGATGTTCTCACTCAATGGTCTGGGGCTACTCGGCTATGAAGCCACCGTTTCGCGCGATTATCCGGTCATGTTCGGCACTCTGTACATCTTCACGCTGATCGGCCTGTTGTTGAACATCATCAGCGACATCAGTTATACGCTGGTCGACCCGCGTATTGATTTCGAGGGCCGCTAA
- a CDS encoding extracellular solute-binding protein: MFARISLLLLALFSLSSQAQTIKESDAFAIIGEPKYAVDFHHFDYVNPDAPKGGGITLAAIGTFDNFNRYALRGNPGVRTDALYDTLFTTSDDEPGSYYPLIADRARYADDFSWMEITLNPRARFHDGSPITASDVAFTFHKFMTEGVPQFRLIYKGTTVNAIAPLTVRIELAKPGKENMLSLLSLPVMPQAFWRNHKLSDPLSVPPLASGPYRISRWRMGQYIVYSRVQHYWAADLPVNRGRWNFDTIRYDYYLDDNVAFEAFKAGAVDRREENSAKNWATRYIGRNFSNGYIVKDEHDNTSAQDTQWLAFNIQRPVFADRQVREAITLAFDFEWMNKALFYGAYSRANSYFQNTEYAARGYPDADELTLLAPMKKDLPPEVFTQIYQPPVSRGDGFDRENLLKADALLNKAGWVLKNRQRVNAKTGKPLRFELLLPAGGNASWVLPFQHNLQRLGVAMDIRQVDNSQYSNRRRSRDYDMMPSLWRAMAWPGTDLQISWASDYINSSYNAPGVQSPVVDNLIAQIIRWQGNKQKLLPLGRALDRVLTWNYYMLPMWYMAQDRTAYWDKFSFPETRPIYSSGFDSWWYDVNKAARLPADRR, translated from the coding sequence ATGTTTGCGCGCATCAGCCTGCTGCTGCTGGCTTTATTTAGCCTCAGCAGCCAGGCGCAAACCATCAAAGAGAGCGACGCGTTCGCCATTATCGGCGAGCCAAAGTATGCCGTTGACTTTCATCACTTCGATTACGTCAACCCCGACGCGCCCAAAGGCGGTGGCATCACCCTGGCCGCCATCGGCACGTTCGACAATTTCAACCGTTACGCCCTGCGCGGCAACCCCGGCGTGCGCACCGACGCGCTGTATGACACCCTGTTTACCACTTCGGACGATGAACCAGGCAGCTATTACCCGCTGATTGCCGACCGCGCACGTTATGCCGATGATTTCTCATGGATGGAAATTACCCTCAATCCGCGCGCCCGCTTTCATGACGGCAGCCCGATTACCGCCAGCGACGTCGCCTTCACCTTTCATAAATTTATGACTGAAGGGGTTCCGCAATTTCGTCTGATCTATAAAGGAACGACCGTCAACGCTATCGCTCCGCTGACCGTCCGCATTGAGCTGGCGAAACCGGGCAAAGAAAACATGCTGAGTTTGTTGTCGCTGCCGGTCATGCCGCAGGCATTCTGGCGTAATCATAAGCTCAGCGACCCACTCTCCGTACCGCCGCTCGCCAGTGGCCCGTATCGCATCAGCCGTTGGCGGATGGGGCAATATATCGTCTATTCGCGGGTGCAGCATTACTGGGCCGCCGACCTGCCGGTTAACCGCGGGCGCTGGAACTTCGACACTATTCGCTACGATTACTATCTTGACGATAACGTCGCCTTCGAGGCCTTTAAGGCCGGGGCCGTCGATCGGCGAGAAGAAAACTCGGCGAAAAACTGGGCCACGCGCTATATCGGGCGCAACTTCAGCAACGGGTATATCGTCAAAGACGAGCATGACAATACTTCGGCGCAGGATACCCAGTGGCTGGCTTTTAACATCCAGCGGCCGGTGTTTGCCGACCGTCAGGTACGTGAGGCCATCACGCTAGCTTTTGATTTCGAGTGGATGAATAAGGCGCTGTTTTACGGTGCCTATAGCCGTGCCAATAGCTACTTCCAGAACACCGAATATGCCGCTCGCGGCTATCCTGACGCCGATGAGCTCACTCTGCTGGCGCCGATGAAAAAGGATCTGCCGCCAGAGGTCTTTACCCAGATCTATCAACCGCCAGTCTCCCGCGGCGATGGCTTTGACCGCGAAAATTTACTCAAAGCGGACGCATTGCTGAATAAAGCGGGATGGGTGCTCAAAAACCGCCAGCGGGTCAATGCCAAAACCGGCAAGCCGCTGCGCTTTGAACTGCTGCTGCCTGCTGGCGGCAATGCCAGTTGGGTGCTGCCGTTTCAGCACAATTTACAGCGTTTAGGCGTCGCCATGGATATCCGCCAGGTGGACAATTCGCAGTACAGCAACCGGCGACGCAGCCGCGACTACGACATGATGCCGAGTCTGTGGCGCGCGATGGCCTGGCCAGGCACCGACCTGCAAATCTCCTGGGCTTCGGATTATATCAACTCCAGCTATAACGCCCCCGGCGTCCAGAGCCCGGTGGTCGACAATCTTATTGCGCAGATCATCCGCTGGCAGGGCAACAAACAGAAACTACTGCCGCTGGGTCGCGCGCTGGACCGTGTGCTGACCTGGAACTATTACATGCTGCCGATGTGGTATATGGCGCAGGACCGGACGGCTTACTGGGATAAGTTCTCCTTCCCGGAAACCCGCCCCATCTACTCCTCCGGCTTTGATAGCTGGTGGTACGATGTCAACAAAGCCGCCAGACTTCCTGCGGACCGACGTTAA